Genomic window (Deltaproteobacteria bacterium):
ATCTCGTTCTTGTTGAAGGTGCCCCTCAGTTCAATAAGAAGGCGTATCTTGTCCTTATCCTGAGGCACGAGAGGTCTGATGACCATCTTTTCCGGACCTTTGAAGTATGAAATGCACGATGCGGCTCACCATATCCGAATAGCTCATACCGGCTTTTTCGGCGGCCGCCGAAAATCCGGCGTCAGGACTGAGACATGGATTGCCATTAATTTCAAGGACATATATTCTTCCCTGGCCGTCGACCCTCATATCGATGCGTCCATAGTCTTTGAGCATAAAAAGACGGAAGCAATCAAGCGCTGTCCTTTTTATGGCTATTAGGAGGGCTTGGGGAAGATCTTGTGGAAACTCTCTGGGTGTGTGATGGTACTCAAAAGACGTCTTATCCCATTTGGCCCGGTAGCCCACGATGGACCGGAGACTCTCGGGAAAGTCGGAAAAATCGATCTCTGCTACCGGCAGCACGCTCGGAGAGGGGTAACCGAGAAGGGAAGCATTGAACTCTCTGCCCTCAATATACTCTTCTACCAGAAGGGCCTCGAAGCGCTCTGATAACTCCGGGAGACGTTTTCTAAGCTGTGCCTCGTTCTCAAAAATCGATTCCTGATCAATGCCGATGCTGGCATCCTCGAATCTCGGTTTGGCCATAACAGGAAACGTCAGGCCCGTGGGATGAAATGGTTCCATTGCATTGTAAGTTGTGTAATTGGGCGTGGCAATCGCACTGGCGTGAAGGAGTCGCTTGGTGATGAACTTATCGGTTGTGAGCATGAGCGCCATGGACGGGGAGCCCGAAAAGGGAATTTCAAGGACTTCAAAGACAGCGGCCGGATGCCCTGACAATCTTCCATCTTCATTCACCGTCTCACACAGGTTGAAAACCATTTCCACCTTTTCTTCTTTCATTCTCTGGATGAAGCGACCCAGGTCCCTTGTAAAAAAGATACGTACCGATGAATGACCCAATTCCTCCAGGGCCTTCTCAACAGCCTCTACCTGGGCCATTACGTCCATGGAGGCTTCCGAAAAAGCCTGCCCCTGTGGAGCCGGTTCGTTATGGACAATGCCGATGACCCTCCCACCCATGACTATGACCTATATGCCCCTGCTTGTTGACGGATACCGTTTGATGGCTGATGACATGATCGCCCCGATAAGGGACTTGTATGTTATGCCTGCCTGACGGGCGAGGATGCAAAGGTCGGAGTGCTCAGGGTGGAGACCGGCCAGGGGGTTGACTTCCATAATGTTCGGTGTCCCATCTTCGTCTACACGTAGATCGACTCGCCCCCCATCGCGGCAGCCAAGACCTCTCCAGACAGTCAAGGCCAATTCCTCAGCCTCTTCCGCGACGGTGTCTTTTGCAAGGTGATATTCAACCAGGTCTTCGCATCTTTTCTTGTTCCGATACGAGTGCGCGTAGGGTTCCGCATCTTTTTTAAGAATAACTTCCAGCGCTCCGATGGCCATTGCATCTTCTCCTGTGCCTATGATCCCGACCGTGAATTCCCGCCCAGGTAAAAAGATCTCCACAAGAGCAGCTTGATTGTACGTCTGCAAGAGTCTCTCACAGACGGAAAGGAGTTCGTCTCGAGTTGCAATCTTCGATGCGCCGTTGATTCCTTTTCCGGTCCCCTCGGCCACCGGTTTTGCAAAAAGGGGGAAGGGCAGAGCAACCCTCTCCAGATCGGACACCCTCTCTACGACAAAGAAATTTGGCGTGGGAAGACCCATGTCTCGAATAACGCGCTTGGACATCCCTTTGTGCAGCGTCAGCGAGAGCACCAGAGGATCCGAAAAGGTGTACGGTACGTCGTATGCGTCCAAGATGGCAGGGACTTGTGCTTCCCGTCCAAACCCTCTAAGTCCCTCGGCAATATTGAAAACC
Coding sequences:
- a CDS encoding D-alanine--D-alanine ligase; translation: MGGRVIGIVHNEPAPQGQAFSEASMDVMAQVEAVEKALEELGHSSVRIFFTRDLGRFIQRMKEEKVEMVFNLCETVNEDGRLSGHPAAVFEVLEIPFSGSPSMALMLTTDKFITKRLLHASAIATPNYTTYNAMEPFHPTGLTFPVMAKPRFEDASIGIDQESIFENEAQLRKRLPELSERFEALLVEEYIEGREFNASLLGYPSPSVLPVAEIDFSDFPESLRSIVGYRAKWDKTSFEYHHTPREFPQDLPQALLIAIKRTALDCFRLFMLKDYGRIDMRVDGQGRIYVLEINGNPCLSPDAGFSAAAEKAGMSYSDMVSRIVHFILQRSGKDGHQTSRASG
- a CDS encoding D-alanine--D-alanine ligase is translated as MKIGLSYDLRTDYLAEGFTEEETAEFDGADTIEAIEHTLEDLGFETARIGNIRNLARRLLAGDRWDMVFNIAEGLRGFGREAQVPAILDAYDVPYTFSDPLVLSLTLHKGMSKRVIRDMGLPTPNFFVVERVSDLERVALPFPLFAKPVAEGTGKGINGASKIATRDELLSVCERLLQTYNQAALVEIFLPGREFTVGIIGTGEDAMAIGALEVILKKDAEPYAHSYRNKKRCEDLVEYHLAKDTVAEEAEELALTVWRGLGCRDGGRVDLRVDEDGTPNIMEVNPLAGLHPEHSDLCILARQAGITYKSLIGAIMSSAIKRYPSTSRGI